Proteins from one Gossypium raimondii isolate GPD5lz chromosome 8, ASM2569854v1, whole genome shotgun sequence genomic window:
- the LOC105791266 gene encoding uncharacterized protein LOC105791266 isoform X2, whose product MESSVCPFCHLSVPSSELQWHANSHFEDEDKEANDMELGNQIQIASSSGSTDVVSISSLIGLQTRSNFYHVKDGLISLLRNCLELEARHNSSVTILSGYVDHFQSLPSVDVGWGCGWRNIQMLSSHLIAHRKEARKVLFGESGFVPDIAFLQRWLEIAWESGFDPPGAQHFNCKIYGTNHRIGTTECASLFRSFGLRARVVDFGPKESELLYLSVPGSTFGQPVKQRNAVRVSGPMDKYVHRQQGLIKGRHFCHSLHNGKSDNAKGKSEGPQVLIDWVWNYFSDKGLTISGSSQVVVSDRAPLYFQHNGHSRTIIGIQVKHQKNGANQFNLLILDPSDCREQLLWKGPLKQMWDGRSL is encoded by the exons ATGGAATCTTCCGTTTGTCCCTTTTGTCACCTTAGCGTTCCCTCCTCAGAACTCCAATG GCACGCCAACAGTCACTTCGAGGATGAGGATAAGGAAGCTAATGACATggaattgggtaatcaaattcaaattgcCTCTTCTTCAGGCTCCACTGACGTGGTTAGCATTTCTTCTTTGATTGGTTTACAAACAAGGAGCAATTTTTATCACGTCAAGGATGGTTTGATTTCCTTGCTGAGAAATTGTTTAGAACTAGAAGCTCGACACAACTCATCCGTAACCATATTGTCTGGCTACGTGGATCACTTCCAAAGTCTTCCGTCCGTCGATGTTGGTTGGGGTTGTGGATGGCGTAACATTCAAATGCTAAGCTCTCATCTGATTGCTCACAGGAAGGAAGCTAGAAAAGTCCTGTTTGGTGAGTCAGGTTTTGTTCCTGATATCGCTTTCCTCCAGCGTTGGCTTGAGATTGCTTGGGAAAGTGGATTTGATCCACCTGGTGCCCAACATTTTAACTGCAAAATATATGGTACCAACCACAGGATTGGGACTACTGAATGTGCTTCTCTTTTTCGTTCATTTGGTCTTCGTGCTAGGGTGGTTGATTTTGGTCCTAAGGAATCTGAACTGCTCTATCTTTCTGTTCCTGGTTCTACTTTTGGACAACCAGTTAAGCAAAGGAATGCAGTTCGAGTTTCTGGACCTATGGATAAATATGTTCATCGCCAGCAGGGTTTGATTAAGGGAAGGCATTTTTGTCACTCTTTGCATAATGGGAAGAGTGATAATGCTAAAGGGAAAAGTGAAGGACCTCAGGTTCTGATTGATTGGGTGTGGAATTACTTTTCAGATAAAGGGTTAACCATTTCTGGCTCCAGTCAAGTTGTAGTGAGTGATAGAGC GCCTTTATACTTCCAACACAATGGACATTCAAGAACAATCATTGGGATTCAGGTTAAACATCAAAAGAATGGGGCAAATCAGTTCAATCTCTTGATTTTGGACCCTTCTGAT TGCAGGGAACAGTTGCTTTGGAAAGGTCCCTTAAAACAAATGTGGGATGGCAGAAGCTTATAA
- the LOC105791266 gene encoding uncharacterized protein LOC105791266 isoform X1, translating into MESSVCPFCHLSVPSSELQWHANSHFEDEDKEANDMELGNQIQIASSSGSTDVVSISSLIGLQTRSNFYHVKDGLISLLRNCLELEARHNSSVTILSGYVDHFQSLPSVDVGWGCGWRNIQMLSSHLIAHRKEARKVLFGESGFVPDIAFLQRWLEIAWESGFDPPGAQHFNCKIYGTNHRIGTTECASLFRSFGLRARVVDFGPKESELLYLSVPGSTFGQPVKQRNAVRVSGPMDKYVHRQQGLIKGRHFCHSLHNGKSDNAKGKSEGPQVLIDWVWNYFSDKGLTISGSSQVVVSDRAPLYFQHNGHSRTIIGIQVKHQKNGANQFNLLILDPSDGTVALERSLKTNVGWQKLIKRGVHTLKKPQYQLCYIDPGIASGEELNELKTINSIFFEL; encoded by the exons ATGGAATCTTCCGTTTGTCCCTTTTGTCACCTTAGCGTTCCCTCCTCAGAACTCCAATG GCACGCCAACAGTCACTTCGAGGATGAGGATAAGGAAGCTAATGACATggaattgggtaatcaaattcaaattgcCTCTTCTTCAGGCTCCACTGACGTGGTTAGCATTTCTTCTTTGATTGGTTTACAAACAAGGAGCAATTTTTATCACGTCAAGGATGGTTTGATTTCCTTGCTGAGAAATTGTTTAGAACTAGAAGCTCGACACAACTCATCCGTAACCATATTGTCTGGCTACGTGGATCACTTCCAAAGTCTTCCGTCCGTCGATGTTGGTTGGGGTTGTGGATGGCGTAACATTCAAATGCTAAGCTCTCATCTGATTGCTCACAGGAAGGAAGCTAGAAAAGTCCTGTTTGGTGAGTCAGGTTTTGTTCCTGATATCGCTTTCCTCCAGCGTTGGCTTGAGATTGCTTGGGAAAGTGGATTTGATCCACCTGGTGCCCAACATTTTAACTGCAAAATATATGGTACCAACCACAGGATTGGGACTACTGAATGTGCTTCTCTTTTTCGTTCATTTGGTCTTCGTGCTAGGGTGGTTGATTTTGGTCCTAAGGAATCTGAACTGCTCTATCTTTCTGTTCCTGGTTCTACTTTTGGACAACCAGTTAAGCAAAGGAATGCAGTTCGAGTTTCTGGACCTATGGATAAATATGTTCATCGCCAGCAGGGTTTGATTAAGGGAAGGCATTTTTGTCACTCTTTGCATAATGGGAAGAGTGATAATGCTAAAGGGAAAAGTGAAGGACCTCAGGTTCTGATTGATTGGGTGTGGAATTACTTTTCAGATAAAGGGTTAACCATTTCTGGCTCCAGTCAAGTTGTAGTGAGTGATAGAGC GCCTTTATACTTCCAACACAATGGACATTCAAGAACAATCATTGGGATTCAGGTTAAACATCAAAAGAATGGGGCAAATCAGTTCAATCTCTTGATTTTGGACCCTTCTGAT GGAACAGTTGCTTTGGAAAGGTCCCTTAAAACAAATGTGGGATGGCAGAAGCTTATAAAAAGAGGAGTCCACACCTTGAAGAAGCCACAATACCAG ttGTGCTATATTGATCCTGGAATTGCTAGCGGGGAGGAGCTCAATGAACTCAAAACAATTAATAGCATCTTCTTTGAATTGTAG
- the LOC105791266 gene encoding uncharacterized protein LOC105791266 isoform X3 has product MESSVCPFCHLSVPSSELQWHANSHFEDEDKEANDMELGNQIQIASSSGSTDVVSISSLIGLQTRSNFYHVKDGLISLLRNCLELEARHNSSVTILSGYVDHFQSLPSVDVGWGCGWRNIQMLSSHLIAHRKEARKVLFGESGFVPDIAFLQRWLEIAWESGFDPPGAQHFNCKIYGTNHRIGTTECASLFRSFGLRARVVDFGPKESELLYLSVPGSTFGQPVKQRNAVRVSGPMDKYVHRQQGLIKGRHFCHSLHNGKSDNAKGKSEGPQVLIDWVWNYFSDKGLTISGSSQVVVSDRAEQLLWKGPLKQMWDGRSL; this is encoded by the exons ATGGAATCTTCCGTTTGTCCCTTTTGTCACCTTAGCGTTCCCTCCTCAGAACTCCAATG GCACGCCAACAGTCACTTCGAGGATGAGGATAAGGAAGCTAATGACATggaattgggtaatcaaattcaaattgcCTCTTCTTCAGGCTCCACTGACGTGGTTAGCATTTCTTCTTTGATTGGTTTACAAACAAGGAGCAATTTTTATCACGTCAAGGATGGTTTGATTTCCTTGCTGAGAAATTGTTTAGAACTAGAAGCTCGACACAACTCATCCGTAACCATATTGTCTGGCTACGTGGATCACTTCCAAAGTCTTCCGTCCGTCGATGTTGGTTGGGGTTGTGGATGGCGTAACATTCAAATGCTAAGCTCTCATCTGATTGCTCACAGGAAGGAAGCTAGAAAAGTCCTGTTTGGTGAGTCAGGTTTTGTTCCTGATATCGCTTTCCTCCAGCGTTGGCTTGAGATTGCTTGGGAAAGTGGATTTGATCCACCTGGTGCCCAACATTTTAACTGCAAAATATATGGTACCAACCACAGGATTGGGACTACTGAATGTGCTTCTCTTTTTCGTTCATTTGGTCTTCGTGCTAGGGTGGTTGATTTTGGTCCTAAGGAATCTGAACTGCTCTATCTTTCTGTTCCTGGTTCTACTTTTGGACAACCAGTTAAGCAAAGGAATGCAGTTCGAGTTTCTGGACCTATGGATAAATATGTTCATCGCCAGCAGGGTTTGATTAAGGGAAGGCATTTTTGTCACTCTTTGCATAATGGGAAGAGTGATAATGCTAAAGGGAAAAGTGAAGGACCTCAGGTTCTGATTGATTGGGTGTGGAATTACTTTTCAGATAAAGGGTTAACCATTTCTGGCTCCAGTCAAGTTGTAGTGAGTGATAGAGC GGAACAGTTGCTTTGGAAAGGTCCCTTAAAACAAATGTGGGATGGCAGAAGCTTATAA
- the LOC105791267 gene encoding probable aquaporin NIP5-1, producing the protein MPDEETATPTASAPATPGTPGGPLFNSMRVDSLSYDRKSMPRCKCFPVTAPTWGQPHTCFTDFPAPDVSLTRKLGAEFVGTFILIFAATAGPIVNQKYSGAETLLGNAACAGLAVMIIILSTGHISGAHLNPSLTIAFAACRHFPWTQVPAYIAAQVSASICASFALKGVFHPFMSGGVTVPSVSHGQAFALEFLITFNLLFVVTAVATDTRAVGELAGIAVGATVMLNILVAGPSSGGSMNPVRTLGPAVAAGNYRALWIYLIAPTLGAVIGSATYTLVKLREDEVDAPRQVRSFRR; encoded by the exons atgccCGACGAGGAGACTGCAACCCCAACGGCATCGGCACCGGCAACTCCGGGAACGCCAGGTGGACCGCTGTTCAATTCCATGAGGGTGGATTCACTGTCATATGATCGGAAGTCAATGCCTCGATGCAAATGCTTTCCGGTGACTGCCCCAACGTGGGGTCAACCTCACACATGCTTCACCGACTTCCCTGCACCTGACGTATCCCTTACCCGAAAG CTGGGGGCAGAATTTGTGGGAACCTTCATCCTAATTTTTGCGGCAACAGCGGGACCTATAGTGAACCAAAAGTATTCGGGAGCCGAAACACTGCTCGGAAACGCCGCATGCGCAGGCCTGGCCGTgatgataataattttatccaCCGGACACATCTCTGGGGCTCATCTTAACCCTTCCCTCACCATTGCATTTGCCGCCTGCCGTCATTTCCCCTGGACTCAGGTTCCAGCCTACATAGCAGCTCAAGTTTCGGCTTCAATTTGCGCTTCTTTCGCTCTAAAGGGAGTCTTCCATCCCTTCATGTCTGGTGGCGTTACTGTCCCCTCCGTCAGCCATGGACAAGCTTTCGCACTCGAGTTCCTCATTACTTTTAATCTTCTCTTCGTCGTCACCGCCGTTGCCACCGACACCCGCGCC GTGGGAGAGCTGGCTGGAATAGCTGTTGGGGCGACTGTAATGCTCAACATTCTTGTTGCTGG GCCAAGTAGTGGGGGTTCAATGAATCCGGTGAGGACACTGGGGCCGGCTGTAGCAGCAGGGAATTATAGGGCATTGTGGATTTACTTGATAGCGCCCACACTGGGTGCTGTGATCGGTTCTGCCACCTACACTTTGGTGAAGCTCCGCGAAGATGAGGTCGACGCACCACGGCAGGTCAGGAGTTTTCGACGCTAG
- the LOC128043030 gene encoding protein MAIN-LIKE 1-like, with product MCRRPNQESKNRRLLSSLQSWARFRFPFLRPRVNHPYTFPLVTRWNHPASYYGLPSELEDIRILLEQWSEAEFQWTPYEDPAVRAVIPEEFLQNPNAWHVKVVLINYATVEPHQTDRVLRQFRCRQPIPADPEVFNEHHKIDLRLLATDWTRYWSEYIEMWENRYEYMYNTLNAFMTQKMDIPH from the exons ATGTGCAGGCGACCAAACCAAgagagcaaaaatcggaggttgctgTCATCtctgcaatcatgggcacggtttcgctttccatttctacgtcctcgagtgaaccacccatatacattcccactcgtaacaag gtggaaccatccggcaagttattATGGATTACCatctgaacttgaagatatacggatTTTATTGGAGCAATGgtcggaagcagaa tttcaatggacaccatacgaggatccggcagtccgggcagtaatcccggaagagtttttacaaaatccgaacgcttggcacgtgaaagtggtgttgataaactatgcaaccgtggagccccaccagacagacagagtccTACGACAGTTtagatgtagacaaccgatccctgcggaccctgaggtgtttaacgagcaccacaaaatcgaccttcggctattagCTACGGATTGGACTAGATACTGGTCAGAGTACAtagaaatgtgggaaaatcggtATGAGTATATGTATAACACCTTGAATGCATTTATGACCCAAAAAATGGATATACCAcattaa
- the LOC105791268 gene encoding uncharacterized protein LOC105791268 isoform X4 gives MARVFQASKLDCTFSNFDARLSTPKVSELCILNNLSKYYFENCGDKRDREDQSGKTLKKSFTSLRRVPIQESEVNAIWPTSGSENLDLGTEALTRIVREVLEEVLKARLDRHRELVKNKCVDCEKKRDRSPWRLEPQSVKHERTHLSGNKGIVKGTGSGANAPFGEHCKKRHSGNYWKRVGAYFLCESREHWIRSVFDDIKTSIGLGYFVIVCCCCE, from the exons gtacattttcaaattttgatgctAGACTCAGTACGCCGAAGGTCTCAGAGTTatgcattttaaataatttgtctAAGTACTATTTTGAAAACTGTG GTGACAAGCGAGATCGCGAGGATCAATCCGGTAAGACTCTCAAAAAGTCGTTTACTTCATTGAGACGTGTGCCTATTCAAGAGTCTGAAGTCAATGCGATTTGGCCAACTTCAGGTAGTGAGAACCTAGACCTTGGTACTGAGGCATTGACTCGGATAGTAAGAGAAGTGCTAGAGGAAGTGCTCAAGGCTAGGTTAGATAGACATAGAGAGTTAGTGAAAAATAAGTGTGTAGATTGTGAGAAGAAGAGAGATCGCAGTCCTTGGAGGTTGGAGCCTCAGTCTGTGAAGCATGAGAGAACACATTTGAGTGGCAATAAAGGTATTGTGAAGGGCACTGGTAGTGGTGCGAACGCTCCGTTTGGTGAGCACTGTAAGAAGCGTCATTCAGGTAATTATTGGAAAAGGGTGGGAGCGTATTTTTTATGCGAGTCCAGAGAACATTGGATTCGGAGTGTCTTCGACGACATTAAGACAAGTATAGGTTTAGGTTATTTTGTCATTGTGTGTTGTTGCTGCGAATGA